In Ananas comosus cultivar F153 unplaced genomic scaffold, ASM154086v1, whole genome shotgun sequence, a single genomic region encodes these proteins:
- the LOC109705184 gene encoding protein DETOXIFICATION 42-like, which translates to MILGLFLCTVLGVGLHFGSRLFTKDADVLHLIHIGIPFVALTQPINALAFVFDGINYGASDFAYAAYSMVLVAIISIICLLILSVSHGFIGIWVALTIYMSLRMFAGFWRIGTARGPWTFLRRLS; encoded by the exons ATGATTTTAGGTTTATTCCTCTGCACCGTACTCGGAGTAGGCTTGCATTTTGGTTCAAGGTTATTCACCAAGGATGCTGATGTGCTTCATCTCATCCACATAGGGATTCCG TTTGTGGCGCTAACTCAACCAATCAACGCTTTGGCTTTTGTTTTTGATGGCATCAACTATGGGGCATCAGATTTTGCATACGCTGCCTATTCCATG GTCCTAGTGGCCATCATAAGCATTATTTGCTTACTCATACTCTCCGTTAGTCATGGTTTCATTGGAATCTGGGTAGCTTTGACGATCTACATGAGTTTAAGAATGTTTGCTGGTTTCTGGAG GATAGGAACCGCGAGGGGGCCCTGGACATTTCTTCGGCGTTTATCATAG
- the LOC109705185 gene encoding uncharacterized protein LOC109705185, protein MSFSTSNLPIVNIKTLIPLELTDSTYLVWKQVFLNVLESFDVTKHVDGTSVVPSQTIDTADKKEVINPEYVSWKKNDTTILSWINATLSLSILHMVVSSSPKTAYDAWRIIEAYFLDKTASTAFSLKSELRSIKKGSMSMSDYMQKIKTIGNALQAIGEIESDHNLVMTVLLGLPEEYRGFVSALNTHRNKPTFEQLRPLLMQEETEVQCRTSVTTSSAIPTIDSEALYANCGRGNRGGRGGRYRGGRGQRGRHYSGRGSPEIYPQSQPNYPQQSYTPNQQPYIPKSGIQCQICGKFNHSALQCRQRFNHSFAADEVPQTFAAMNIQEPGEEVWYPDTGASNHITANSGQGNREGASSMS, encoded by the exons ATGTCTTTTTCTACCTCAAATTTGCCAATTGTTAAtatcaaaactctcataccacTAGAACTCACCGATTCTACATATCTTGTGTGGAAACAAGTCTTTCTTAATGTTCTAGAAAGTTTTGATGTTACAAAACATGTGGACGGAACTAGTGTTGTGCCTTCTCAGACTATCGATACTGCTGATAAGAAGGAGGTTATAAATCCTGAATATGTGAGTTGGAAAAAGAACGATACTACTATACTTTCATGGATTAATGCCACTTTatctcttagcatattacatatggttgtttctagctcacctaaaactgcatatgatgcttggagaattattgaggcatattttcttgataagactgcttccacggctttttctctaaaatctgaattgcggagcatcaagaaaggctcaatgagcatgagtgattacatgcaaaagatcaAGACGATTGGTAATGCTCTTCAGGCGATTGGTGAAATCGAGTCAGACCATAATTTGGTCATGACTGTTCTTCTAGGGCTACCTGAGGAATATCGAGGTTTTGTTAGTGCTCTAAACACACACAGAAATAAGCCAacttttgaacaacttcgtCCACTCTTGATGCAAGAAGAAACAGAAGTTCAGTGTCGCACTAGTGTGACTACGTCCTCTGCTATTCCCACTATTGACAgtgaagctctttatgccaaTTGTGGACGTGGTAATCGTGGAGGCCGTGGAGGTAGATATCGTGGAGGCCGAGGACAACGTGGTAGACACTATTCTGGTCGTGGATCTCCTGAAATCTACCCACAGTCTCAACCTAATTATCCTCAACAATCTTACACTCCAAATCAACAACCATATATTCCGAAGTCCGGCATACAATGTCAGATATGTGGAAAGTTCAATCATTCTGCTCTTCAGTGCAGACAACGCTTCAATCATTCTTTCGCTGCTGATGAAGTTCCTCAGACCTTTGCTGCTATGAACATTCAGGAACCCGGTGAGGAAGTCTGGTATCCGGATACCGGAGCATCAAATCATATAACCGCAAACTCTG GACAAGGAAACAGGGAAGGAGCTTCTTCGATGTCCTAG
- the LOC109705186 gene encoding uncharacterized protein LOC109705186, which produces MAKNFAGSTSFLDSTHTTLPTEPITFHEAFQDADWRAAMAEEFDALLTNDTWELVPAPPSVNLIGCKWVYKVKQKADGSLERLKARLVAQGYKQQQGIDFDETFSPVVKSTTIRTVLSVALSSGCTADPSMFVCHSSSGTLVLLLYVDDIIVTSSSSSLLDALIVTLQREFAMKDLGPLHYFLGIEVHRSPSGFHLSQQKYAHQLLQRHGFLDSKPVSTHLSPTSRLSSHEGHLLEDPYTYRQIVGALQYLTFTRPDISYAVNSVSQYLHAPREPHMQAVKRILRYIRGTLTYGLPISRCDNPSLVAFADADWAGCPDTRRSTSGYCIFLGPNLISWSAKKQPTISRSSSGAEYRAVAYTLAETVWIRRLLRDLRVFLWRSISIYCDNLSTTYLAANPVLHARTKHIELDH; this is translated from the exons ATGGCTAAGAATTTTGCTGGGTCTACCTCCTTCCTAGATTCTACACATACTACTCTTCCTACTGAGCCTATCACTTTTCATGAAGCTTTTCAGGATGCAGATTGGCGTGCTGCCATGGCTGAAGAATTTGATGCATTACTCACCAATGATACTTGGGAGCTTGTTCCTGCTCCTCCTTCTGTCAATCTTATTGGCTGTAAATGGGTCTACAAAGTCAAACAGAAGGCGGATGGTTCTCTTGAGCGTCTCAAAGCTCGACTAGTGGCTCAGggttacaaacaacaacaaggcattgattttgatgagactTTTTCTCCGGTTGTCAAGTCAACCACTATTCGTACTGTTCTTTCAGTCGCTCTCTCCTCTGGATG CACTGCTGATCCCTCAATGTTTGTTTGTCATTCTTCCTCTGGCACTCTTGTTCTCCTcttgtatgttgatgatattattgtcaCCAGCAGTTCCTCATCTCTTCTCGATGCTCTTATCGTTACTTTACAACGCGAATTTGCCATGAAGGATCTCGGACCGCtgcattattttttgggtattgagGTTCATCGCTCTCCATCTGGATTTCATCTATCTCAACAAAAATATGCGCATCAATTGCTTCAGCGACATGGTTTTCTTGACAGTAAGCCCGTTTCTACTCATCTTTCGCCAACATCTCGTCTCTCTTCCCATGAAGGGCATCTTCTTGAGGATCCATACACTTATCGTCAGATCGTTGGTGCTCTCCAGTATCTCACTTTCACCAGACCGGACATTTCATATGCCGTCAACTCTGTTTCCCAGTATCTTCATGCACCTCGTGAACCACACATGCAAGCGGTCAAACGTATTCTGCGTTATATTCGGGGGACGCTAACTTATGGCCTTCCTATCTCTCGCTGTGACAATCCTTCTCTTGTGGCCTTcgctgatgctgattgggctggttgCCCCGATACACGTCGCTCTACTTCTGGATATTGCATTTTTCTTGGGCCAAATCTTATCTCCTGGTCCGCTAAGAAACAACCCACCATTTCTCGTTCTAGTTCTGGAGCAGAGTATCGTGCTGTAGCCTACACACTTGCTGAGACAGTCTGGATTCGTCGTCTTCTTCGTGACCTTCGTGTTTTCTTATGGCGCTCTATCAGTATTTATTGCGATAATCTCAGCACCACCTACCTTGCGGCCAATCCTGTTCTCCATGCTCGCACGAAGCACATTGAACTTGATCATTAA